In Herbaspirillum sp. WKF16, one genomic interval encodes:
- a CDS encoding PAS domain-containing sensor histidine kinase, with translation MQNKNGGARPPSADMQGNASAEYFAASHSHYSSMITLAMGLAMAVILFGVVVVVAGFLQEEYRHLLADLLAVGEVTAAGFILGACALYLRCVNVSVRSARIDGLVKLLSALLLALGLATLVHGGLYGLGWLPVDQAHPISPLVIPPLLSIGFVLMAAILLLHDWRLLGGYYPSEYLSFALIGLAAIPLVGYIYGVAQFTYLDFYLPVPLLSAMVFALMGAALLMARPGHPVMAVIMRMAPGGQMLRRLLPQTLFLLLAFSLLLNWGMTNGWIVPELLLPTLTLINGVIILFIFWGSASRLDSEYGERTRNAQKLAETSALLNAVSESTSDPIFVKNRQGLMIFANPATLHKLGKTWEETMYRSSRELFMVEEEADRVDRDDRRVMASGKPEKLEQTMHLPEGVVTFQTAKVPWFGKDGSVQGVIGISTDITERKQAEDVLRQRESQLEKTVVQRTALLRELTNHLETVREEEKRAIARELHDNMGASLTALSMHLEGVYQVLPPDEKWTDRKGRMQGLMKSLVATTRRIQTELRPNTLDLFGLKAAISEQLDELHERTGVACHASLPDEDVTVGHQMEIAIYRMLQEMLNNVTKHAKASKVDVILDVDEDHVALTVRDDGVGIPEERRDNHKTYGLRGLRERATYFGGKVDIRSTPGKGALITISLPIQPDMAATEES, from the coding sequence ATGCAAAACAAAAACGGCGGCGCCCGTCCGCCCTCGGCCGACATGCAGGGCAACGCATCGGCCGAGTATTTCGCGGCTTCCCATTCCCACTACAGCAGCATGATCACGCTGGCCATGGGCCTGGCCATGGCGGTCATCCTGTTTGGCGTGGTGGTCGTGGTGGCCGGCTTCCTGCAAGAAGAATATCGCCACCTGTTGGCCGACCTGCTGGCCGTCGGCGAGGTGACCGCGGCCGGCTTCATCCTGGGCGCCTGCGCGCTCTACCTGCGTTGCGTCAACGTCTCGGTGCGCAGCGCCCGCATCGATGGACTGGTGAAGCTGCTGTCGGCGCTGCTGCTGGCGCTGGGCCTGGCCACGCTGGTGCATGGGGGCCTGTATGGCCTGGGCTGGCTGCCGGTGGACCAGGCGCATCCGATCTCGCCGCTGGTGATCCCGCCACTGCTGTCGATCGGCTTCGTGCTGATGGCGGCGATCCTGTTGCTGCACGACTGGCGCCTCCTGGGCGGCTACTATCCTTCCGAGTACCTGTCCTTCGCCCTGATCGGGTTGGCGGCGATCCCGCTGGTGGGTTATATCTACGGCGTGGCGCAGTTCACCTATCTCGACTTCTACCTGCCGGTACCCCTGCTCTCTGCGATGGTGTTCGCCCTGATGGGCGCGGCCCTGCTGATGGCGCGGCCGGGCCATCCGGTCATGGCGGTGATCATGCGCATGGCACCGGGCGGGCAGATGCTGCGCCGCCTGCTGCCGCAGACCCTGTTCCTGCTGCTGGCCTTCAGCCTGCTGCTGAACTGGGGCATGACCAATGGCTGGATCGTGCCGGAGCTGCTGCTGCCGACGCTGACGCTGATCAACGGCGTCATCATCCTCTTCATTTTCTGGGGTTCGGCCAGCCGGCTCGACAGTGAGTACGGCGAGCGCACCCGCAATGCGCAGAAGCTGGCCGAGACCAGCGCGTTGCTCAACGCCGTCAGCGAAAGCACCAGCGATCCCATCTTCGTCAAGAACCGCCAGGGCCTGATGATCTTCGCCAACCCGGCCACGCTGCACAAGCTGGGCAAGACCTGGGAAGAAACCATGTACCGCTCCAGCCGCGAGCTGTTCATGGTGGAAGAGGAGGCCGACCGGGTCGATCGCGACGACCGCCGCGTGATGGCGTCGGGCAAGCCCGAGAAGCTGGAGCAGACCATGCACCTGCCTGAAGGCGTGGTCACCTTCCAGACCGCCAAGGTGCCCTGGTTCGGCAAGGACGGCAGCGTGCAGGGGGTGATCGGCATCAGCACCGACATCACCGAGCGCAAGCAGGCCGAGGACGTGCTGCGCCAGCGCGAGAGCCAGCTGGAAAAGACCGTGGTGCAGCGTACCGCGCTGCTGCGCGAGCTGACCAACCACCTGGAGACCGTGCGCGAGGAAGAGAAGCGCGCCATCGCCCGCGAGTTGCACGACAACATGGGCGCTTCGCTGACCGCGCTGTCGATGCACCTGGAGGGCGTCTACCAGGTGCTGCCGCCGGACGAGAAGTGGACCGATCGCAAGGGGCGCATGCAAGGCCTGATGAAGTCGCTGGTGGCCACCACGCGGCGCATCCAGACCGAACTGCGGCCCAATACCCTGGACCTGTTCGGCCTGAAGGCGGCCATCTCCGAGCAACTGGACGAGCTGCATGAGCGCACCGGCGTCGCCTGTCACGCCAGCTTGCCGGACGAGGACGTGACGGTCGGCCACCAGATGGAGATCGCCATCTACCGCATGCTGCAGGAGATGCTCAACAACGTCACCAAGCATGCCAAGGCGTCGAAAGTGGATGTGATCCTGGACGTCGACGAGGACCACGTGGCGCTGACGGTGCGCGACGACGGCGTCGGCATTCCCGAGGAGCGGCGAGACAATCACAAGACCTATGGCCTGCGCGGGCTGCGCGAACGCGCCACCTATTTCGGCGGCAAGGTCGACATCCGTTCGACGCCGGGCAAGGGGGCGCTGATCACCATCAGCCTGCCGATCCAGCCCGACATGGCGGCCACCGAAGAGAGCTGA
- a CDS encoding CsbD family protein, with amino-acid sequence MNKDQVKGSVKQAAGKVQQKTGEMTGNQSQQVKGAAKQVEGNVQKSYGDAKESMKH; translated from the coding sequence ATGAACAAGGACCAAGTCAAGGGTAGCGTGAAGCAAGCAGCCGGCAAGGTGCAACAAAAGACCGGTGAGATGACAGGCAACCAGAGCCAGCAGGTCAAGGGCGCAGCCAAGCAGGTTGAAGGCAACGTCCAGAAGAGCTACGGCGATGCCAAGGAATCGATGAAGCACTGA